From a single Deltaproteobacteria bacterium genomic region:
- a CDS encoding toxin-antitoxin system YwqK family antitoxin, with amino-acid sequence MTRLCSIGPGAALALVLAMLPRGALAAPEPELASREACQKQGGQWSVTRELAGCLIGGRREGLWSTLPASGRRLEVTYKKNVLEGPSRAYYPNCIKALEGQYKAGKREGLWIEYHPTGIKSAEGPYRRGKHDGVWIYYHEEGAKIREGPFVDDQMHGTFTEWFTNGQRWQQVEYVRGERQGEAVRRCDKKKGSWHQDHKARTQGCEIGQRKEGPWAGWHENGQLAWEGTYREDLLDGMYRELHPGGELLHQGRYLLGLPSGTHTFLGPKKQLYGTSTILAGTGNWVAFYPSGKKKEEGRYEGGVQVGLWTSYYANGGAKERITYRGGRPDGPYTRHYETGELMVKGALAQGLRSGRWEAFYPTGQRVWSGVYRLGARTGLWTEWYYSGEKKNEGVFDDDRKDGVWSEYLAGGKLSRRGPYAQDRQEGEFTEWWASGKFWRKVRYRMDRELDSDRESCTAEGGSPVVDKNQRFLGCQVCIPKTDGHIEQKSVGSWTWWHASGAREKRGTFKDGKEHGRWTFWYDDGRPMLEGTYSEGKEQGRWTGYVRGGGKSFEGTYERGQKQGRWTTFHANGRLASEGEYVSGKEHGRWTYYHANGRKKDEGRFEAGKHIGAWTAWHEGGAKRSEGAFVDGLREGEWVWWRENGAVWRKATYQKGKEAPRVEK; translated from the coding sequence ATGACCCGGCTCTGCTCCATCGGCCCGGGCGCTGCGCTGGCCCTCGTGCTGGCGATGCTCCCGCGCGGCGCGCTCGCCGCCCCCGAACCCGAGCTCGCCTCCCGCGAGGCCTGTCAGAAGCAGGGGGGCCAGTGGAGCGTCACGCGCGAGCTCGCGGGGTGCCTCATCGGGGGGCGTCGCGAAGGGCTCTGGAGCACGCTCCCCGCCTCGGGGCGACGCCTCGAGGTGACCTACAAGAAGAACGTCCTCGAGGGGCCGAGCCGCGCCTACTACCCGAACTGCATCAAGGCGCTCGAGGGGCAGTACAAGGCGGGCAAGCGCGAGGGGCTGTGGATCGAGTACCACCCGACGGGGATCAAGTCGGCCGAGGGACCCTACCGTCGCGGCAAGCACGACGGGGTCTGGATCTACTACCACGAGGAGGGGGCCAAGATCCGCGAGGGCCCCTTCGTGGACGATCAGATGCACGGCACCTTCACCGAGTGGTTCACGAACGGCCAGCGGTGGCAGCAGGTGGAGTACGTGCGGGGCGAGCGGCAAGGCGAGGCGGTGCGCCGCTGCGACAAGAAGAAGGGCTCGTGGCACCAGGACCACAAGGCGCGCACGCAGGGCTGCGAGATCGGCCAGCGCAAGGAGGGCCCCTGGGCCGGCTGGCACGAAAACGGCCAGCTCGCCTGGGAGGGGACCTACCGCGAGGACCTGCTCGATGGGATGTACCGCGAGCTGCACCCGGGGGGCGAGCTCCTGCACCAGGGGCGGTATCTGCTCGGGTTGCCGTCGGGGACGCACACCTTCCTCGGCCCGAAGAAGCAGCTCTACGGCACCTCCACGATCCTCGCCGGCACGGGCAACTGGGTGGCCTTCTATCCGAGCGGCAAGAAGAAGGAAGAAGGCCGCTACGAGGGCGGGGTGCAGGTTGGGCTCTGGACCAGCTACTACGCGAACGGCGGGGCGAAGGAGCGCATCACCTATCGCGGCGGGCGCCCCGACGGGCCGTACACGCGCCACTACGAGACCGGCGAGCTGATGGTGAAGGGGGCGCTGGCGCAGGGGCTCCGCTCCGGCCGCTGGGAGGCCTTCTACCCGACGGGGCAGCGCGTCTGGTCGGGCGTCTACCGCCTGGGCGCGCGCACCGGGCTCTGGACCGAGTGGTACTACTCCGGCGAGAAGAAGAACGAGGGCGTCTTCGACGACGACCGCAAGGACGGCGTCTGGTCGGAGTACCTGGCCGGCGGCAAGCTCTCACGGCGCGGACCGTACGCGCAGGATCGCCAGGAGGGCGAGTTCACGGAGTGGTGGGCCTCGGGGAAGTTCTGGCGCAAGGTGCGCTACCGCATGGACCGCGAGCTCGACTCCGACCGCGAGAGCTGCACGGCCGAGGGAGGCTCGCCCGTGGTGGACAAGAACCAGCGCTTCCTCGGCTGCCAGGTCTGCATCCCGAAGACCGATGGGCATATCGAGCAGAAGTCCGTCGGGAGCTGGACCTGGTGGCACGCGAGCGGGGCGCGCGAGAAGCGCGGCACCTTCAAGGACGGCAAGGAGCACGGGCGCTGGACCTTCTGGTACGACGACGGCCGCCCGATGCTCGAGGGGACCTACAGCGAGGGGAAGGAGCAGGGGCGCTGGACCGGCTACGTGCGCGGGGGGGGCAAGAGCTTCGAAGGGACCTACGAGCGGGGGCAGAAGCAGGGGCGCTGGACCACCTTTCACGCTAACGGTCGCCTGGCGAGCGAAGGCGAATACGTGAGCGGTAAAGAACACGGCCGCTGGACCTACTATCACGCTAACGGTCGCAAGAAAGACGAGGGCCGCTTCGAGGCCGGTAAGCACATAGGAGCCTGGACCGCCTGGCACGAGGGCGGGGCCAAGCGGAGCGAAGGGGCCTTCGTAGACGGCCTGCGCGAGGGCGAGTGGGTCTGGTGGCGCGAAAACGGCGCCGTATGGCGGAAGGCGACCTATCAGAAGGGGAAGGAAGCGCCGCGGGTGGAGAAGTAG
- a CDS encoding AAA family ATPase — protein MDAALPVSDATPEARPPSELATARQVAERLRARMRDHVMGRDEVIELVLVSILADGHILLEDYPGSGKTTLAKALGESIVDDQPDDAIAAFRRIQFTPDLLPSDITGVMIFDPDHNTFQFRHGPIFAHVVLVDEINRTSPKVQAALLEAMAEKQVTVDNVSHRLDDLFFVIATQNPLDVAGTYPLPLAQIDRFLFKVKMKHVDRAAELEVLETWGTPRTASSLPKVRRNEIIAARTALRAQIHVARGVKECLVDAARILREDKRVLQGVSTRALVQAIPGLQTLALLRGRDYVSTEDVEYLLPPLLSHRLELVPGADDPRGIILTAAERPLETLSRSTLRA, from the coding sequence ATGGATGCTGCTCTGCCCGTAAGCGACGCCACCCCCGAGGCCCGGCCTCCGTCCGAGCTCGCCACCGCGCGCCAGGTGGCCGAGCGGCTGCGCGCTCGCATGCGCGATCACGTGATGGGCCGCGACGAGGTGATCGAGCTCGTCCTGGTGTCGATCCTGGCCGACGGGCACATCCTCCTCGAGGACTACCCCGGCTCGGGCAAGACCACGCTCGCCAAGGCGCTCGGCGAGTCGATCGTGGACGACCAGCCCGACGACGCCATCGCCGCCTTCCGGCGCATCCAGTTCACGCCGGACCTGCTGCCGTCGGACATCACGGGGGTCATGATCTTCGACCCCGACCACAACACCTTCCAGTTTCGCCACGGGCCGATCTTCGCCCACGTGGTGCTGGTGGACGAGATCAACCGCACCTCGCCCAAGGTGCAGGCCGCGCTCCTCGAGGCCATGGCCGAGAAGCAGGTCACGGTGGACAACGTGAGCCATCGGCTGGACGACCTCTTCTTCGTCATCGCCACGCAGAACCCGCTCGACGTGGCCGGCACCTATCCCTTGCCGCTGGCCCAGATCGACCGCTTCCTCTTCAAGGTGAAGATGAAGCACGTGGACCGCGCGGCCGAGCTCGAGGTGCTCGAGACCTGGGGGACGCCGCGCACCGCCTCGAGCCTGCCCAAGGTGCGGCGGAACGAGATCATCGCGGCGCGCACGGCGCTGCGCGCGCAGATCCACGTCGCGCGCGGGGTGAAGGAGTGCCTGGTCGACGCGGCGCGCATCCTGCGGGAGGACAAGCGGGTCCTGCAGGGGGTCTCGACCCGCGCGCTCGTGCAGGCCATCCCGGGGCTCCAGACGCTCGCGCTCTTGCGCGGTCGGGACTACGTCTCGACGGAGGACGTGGAGTACCTCCTGCCGCCGCTGCTCTCGCACCGGCTCGAGCTCGTCCCCGGGGCCGACGACCCGCGCGGGATCATCCTCACCGCCGCCGAGCGTCCGCTCGAAACGCTCTCGCGCTCCACGCTGCGCGCATGA
- a CDS encoding transglutaminase family protein yields MPTARALAAPASRAEPRHVTVIKALLYAFAIALYLHPLSSSAGILSAVLLALGGMLLAYAAHRRRFRLLVALVVAPAALVLAGLLGDRLLASDAMAGLLGVRGSVVAADVLTFGLAALCGTFLLRLLAHRARAFSILEVMFVAGSVVAAMAAHRNRMLNRPRFFSDWAWTLGVDPSTVLMGLGAAATLLAVFLFLRDQPLLKLLSTVVLLCLLGVLFYLVGEKRIEPAKSADALGLTGKGKGDGKGGQGGQGGRGGSGSDNPFKDNYEQQGPPQPVAVAILRDDFEPKEPVIYFRQRALSKYNGHHLIAAESADADVITELPGRKERVAAASQTLDHHLKVPTTMYLLVDHPQPPALTHAQKLRLVENPNPRQFVAAYEVESQVLSVPVLRLLGRRSVPERWSAADRAHYTALPDDPRYKTLADIIVRRVDPRFAHDDLAKAYAIKRYLEREGFYTRKVTHAGETDPTADFLFGALRGYCVHFAHAAVYLFRSQGIAARVALGYAVQMGKRGGGSSLLIMGDRAHAWPEIHVEGVGWVTFDVYPERTDLPAPSPVDYDLEKLLGELARNDPTGGLSPEGKPLVIPWGKLGRGAGLGLLALLVLAYGVKGYRRLIPGLASGEAYYRTAYRAVLDQLSDLGAARRPGETRERHAGRLAPLSPALLPLTHAHLGRALGSRQAAAPPEFASLVESVRRELKTHLPTHRRLLALLNPVGWFFTR; encoded by the coding sequence ATGCCGACCGCACGCGCCCTCGCCGCTCCGGCCTCTCGCGCCGAGCCACGCCACGTCACGGTGATCAAGGCGCTCCTCTACGCCTTCGCCATCGCGCTCTACCTCCACCCGCTCTCCTCGAGCGCGGGGATCCTCTCCGCGGTCCTGCTCGCCCTCGGTGGGATGCTGCTGGCCTACGCCGCGCACCGCCGGCGGTTTCGCCTCCTCGTGGCCCTCGTCGTGGCTCCGGCGGCCCTGGTCCTCGCGGGGCTCCTCGGCGACCGGCTTCTGGCCTCGGACGCGATGGCCGGCCTCCTCGGCGTGCGGGGCTCGGTCGTGGCCGCCGACGTGCTCACCTTCGGACTGGCCGCCCTCTGCGGCACCTTTCTCCTCAGGCTGCTCGCCCACCGCGCGCGCGCCTTTTCGATCCTGGAGGTGATGTTCGTGGCCGGCTCGGTCGTGGCCGCCATGGCCGCGCACCGCAATCGCATGCTCAACCGCCCGCGCTTCTTCTCCGACTGGGCCTGGACCCTCGGCGTGGACCCGAGCACGGTGCTCATGGGACTCGGCGCCGCGGCCACGCTCCTGGCTGTCTTTCTCTTCCTGCGCGACCAGCCGCTCCTGAAGCTGCTCAGCACCGTGGTGCTGCTCTGTCTGCTGGGCGTGCTCTTCTACCTCGTCGGAGAGAAGCGCATCGAGCCCGCCAAGTCCGCCGACGCGCTCGGCCTGACGGGGAAGGGCAAAGGGGACGGCAAGGGGGGGCAAGGCGGTCAAGGGGGGCGCGGCGGCAGCGGCTCGGACAACCCCTTCAAGGACAACTACGAGCAGCAGGGCCCTCCGCAGCCGGTGGCCGTGGCCATCCTGCGCGACGACTTCGAGCCCAAGGAGCCCGTGATCTATTTTCGGCAGCGAGCCCTCTCCAAGTACAACGGGCATCACCTGATCGCCGCCGAGAGCGCGGACGCGGACGTGATCACCGAGCTCCCAGGGCGAAAGGAGCGCGTGGCCGCGGCGAGCCAGACGCTGGACCACCACCTGAAGGTCCCGACCACGATGTACCTGCTCGTGGACCACCCGCAGCCGCCGGCGCTCACGCACGCGCAGAAGCTGCGCCTGGTCGAGAACCCGAACCCGCGCCAGTTCGTGGCGGCCTACGAGGTCGAGTCGCAGGTCCTCTCGGTGCCGGTGCTCAGGCTCCTCGGCCGACGGTCGGTCCCCGAGCGCTGGAGCGCCGCCGACCGCGCGCACTACACCGCGCTCCCCGACGACCCGCGCTACAAGACGCTCGCCGACATCATCGTGCGGCGCGTGGACCCGCGCTTCGCGCACGACGACCTGGCCAAGGCCTACGCCATCAAGCGCTACCTCGAGCGGGAAGGCTTCTACACCCGCAAGGTGACCCACGCCGGCGAGACCGACCCCACGGCGGACTTCCTCTTCGGGGCGCTCCGCGGCTACTGCGTGCACTTCGCCCACGCCGCGGTCTATCTCTTCCGCAGCCAGGGGATCGCGGCCCGCGTGGCGCTCGGCTACGCCGTGCAGATGGGCAAGCGGGGGGGCGGCTCCTCGCTGCTGATCATGGGGGACCGCGCGCACGCCTGGCCGGAGATCCACGTCGAGGGCGTGGGGTGGGTGACCTTCGACGTCTACCCCGAGCGCACGGACCTGCCGGCGCCGAGCCCGGTGGACTACGACCTCGAGAAGCTCCTCGGGGAGCTGGCGCGCAACGACCCGACCGGGGGCCTCTCGCCCGAGGGGAAGCCGCTCGTCATCCCGTGGGGCAAGCTCGGGCGCGGCGCGGGCCTCGGGCTGCTCGCGCTGCTCGTCCTGGCCTACGGCGTGAAAGGCTACCGGCGCCTCATCCCGGGCCTGGCCAGCGGCGAGGCCTACTACCGGACCGCCTACCGCGCGGTGCTGGACCAGCTCTCGGACCTGGGAGCGGCCCGCCGCCCCGGCGAGACGCGCGAACGCCACGCCGGCCGCCTGGCCCCGCTGAGCCCGGCGCTCTTGCCCCTGACCCACGCGCACCTCGGACGCGCGCTCGGCAGCCGCCAGGCCGCCGCGCCCCCCGAGTTCGCCTCGCTCGTCGAGAGCGTGCGGCGCGAGCTGAAAACGCACCTGCCCACCCACCGGAGGCTGCTCGCCCTCTTGAATCCGGTGGGCTGGTTCTTCACGCGGTGA
- a CDS encoding DUF58 domain-containing protein, producing the protein MRQVMSRAWALRYYLPLTAPGALVVAVALWVYFRYATGEMDFVLYSGALVAMLLVAFAMLMVLLVTLLLWLKLRRGLRLTEAGGDLELESGVTSGTGYTFPRFARWPMVQVKLEWLEPSPVEVWMERTQGRIEEVVRPLERGTTAGVLRRFVVTDIFGLARLGLPRRTLQRVRIRPPKARVTGHVITHFVGGDALSHPSGPVEGEYLDMRRYAPGDPLRLILWKVYARSRQLLVRTPERAIAPSPSAIAYLVAGPGDEPTASAARYFIEEGLLGSSFLFSADGAQEPTEDPAEALDLIVGSIRHRRTGGSGLARFLDRVDEGRRRSCVLFLPPAPGPWLPQVERAAPRIPGATAILAVDDQVVVAAPGRLGRLLFAPAERGLEAARELPKMVQRLGQAGLKVKVLHRPTGELVPLGQLEALSR; encoded by the coding sequence ATGCGACAGGTCATGAGCCGGGCCTGGGCGCTTCGCTACTACCTGCCCCTCACGGCGCCCGGGGCCCTGGTGGTCGCCGTCGCCCTCTGGGTCTACTTCCGCTATGCCACGGGAGAAATGGACTTTGTCCTGTATAGCGGGGCGCTGGTGGCCATGCTCCTCGTGGCCTTCGCCATGCTCATGGTCCTGCTCGTGACCCTGCTCCTCTGGCTGAAGCTCCGCCGGGGGCTGCGGCTGACCGAGGCCGGGGGAGACCTGGAGCTCGAGAGCGGCGTGACCTCCGGGACCGGCTATACCTTCCCGCGCTTCGCCCGCTGGCCGATGGTGCAGGTGAAGCTCGAATGGCTCGAGCCCTCCCCGGTGGAGGTCTGGATGGAGCGCACCCAGGGGCGAATCGAGGAGGTGGTCCGTCCCCTCGAGCGCGGGACCACCGCCGGAGTCCTCCGCCGCTTCGTGGTGACGGACATCTTCGGCCTGGCCCGCCTCGGCCTCCCCCGCCGCACGCTCCAGCGCGTACGTATCCGGCCCCCCAAGGCCCGCGTCACGGGGCACGTGATCACGCACTTCGTGGGCGGCGACGCGCTCTCGCACCCGTCCGGTCCCGTCGAGGGCGAGTACCTGGACATGCGGCGCTACGCCCCCGGGGACCCCCTGCGCCTCATACTATGGAAGGTCTACGCCCGGAGCCGCCAGCTCCTGGTACGCACCCCCGAGCGGGCCATCGCCCCGAGCCCTAGCGCCATCGCCTACCTGGTGGCCGGGCCCGGGGACGAGCCCACCGCCAGCGCCGCCCGCTACTTCATCGAGGAGGGGCTGCTCGGCTCGAGCTTTCTCTTCTCGGCCGACGGGGCGCAGGAGCCGACCGAGGACCCGGCCGAGGCGCTGGACCTGATCGTCGGCTCCATCCGCCACCGCCGCACCGGCGGGAGCGGCCTGGCCCGCTTCCTCGACCGCGTGGACGAGGGGCGCCGGCGCAGCTGCGTGCTCTTCTTGCCGCCCGCCCCCGGGCCGTGGCTTCCGCAGGTCGAGCGCGCCGCCCCCCGCATCCCGGGCGCCACCGCAATCCTGGCCGTGGACGACCAGGTGGTCGTGGCCGCCCCCGGACGCCTCGGGCGCCTGCTCTTCGCCCCGGCCGAGCGCGGACTCGAGGCGGCGCGGGAGCTGCCGAAGATGGTGCAGCGCCTCGGCCAGGCGGGCCTCAAGGTGAAGGTCCTGCATCGCCCCACCGGGGAGCTCGTACCCCTCGGCCAGCTCGAGGCCCTTTCCCGCTGA